One region of Faecalibacter bovis genomic DNA includes:
- a CDS encoding FixH family protein, with the protein MKLNWGHYIAIALGCFMIFILTLLFTANDSGHAMVTEDYYEKELTFQNEIDAEKRANTLTEKPVLNSQANGMILSFPDGITPTEGELYLMRNNNELDDVRLPLKLDGNNKMLVPSIKLKDGEYELFLKWKSENKEYLVKKSVQWISQ; encoded by the coding sequence ATGAAATTAAATTGGGGTCATTATATAGCGATTGCATTAGGATGTTTTATGATATTCATCTTAACATTATTGTTCACAGCGAACGATTCTGGTCATGCAATGGTTACGGAGGATTATTATGAAAAGGAATTGACTTTCCAAAATGAGATTGATGCTGAAAAAAGAGCGAATACGCTTACAGAGAAACCAGTGTTAAATTCACAAGCTAATGGTATGATTCTATCTTTTCCTGATGGAATTACCCCAACTGAAGGTGAGTTATACTTAATGAGAAATAACAACGAATTAGACGATGTTCGTTTACCATTAAAATTGGATGGAAATAATAAAATGTTAGTTCCATCAATCAAATTAAAAGATGGCGAATACGAATTATTCTTAAAGTGGAAAAGCGAAAATAAAGAGTACTTGGTTAAAAAATCCGTACAGTGGATTTCACAATAA
- the ccoG gene encoding cytochrome c oxidase accessory protein CcoG, whose protein sequence is MSISNSDNKQEFKLDEHFDEVSQMNDEVRNSIGTMEKSGKRKWVYPKKPSGNYTTKRQYVSYVLLAILFITPFITLPNGNPLFKFDIISREFVILGFPFFTSDFFLLAIGMITTVIFIILFTMAYGRLFCGWVCPQTIFLEMVFRRIEYAIEGDRAKQMRLDKQEWDEEKIRKKLLKWTIFAVISFIISNVFLAYIVGKEALINLIMEGPVENLSTFFGLIFFTVLFYFVFAWFREQACTLVCPYGRFQGVLIDSQTINVTYDFKRGEGTNGRSKYKKNEDRKAAGKGDCIDCGQCVAVCPTGIDIRDGIQLECVNCTACIDACDDVMLKVGLPTGLIRYASEDNIKKGEKFKFTKRLAAYTVALVLLIGVMSAFLFNRSLVESKYLKVPGTSYTTEGTYYINQLEYTFYNKTNEDQLVKIQLLSHKNSVVEMYVGDNNLPLNKGEIIQGKFYLKIPQSEVKSYKELIVIGLVDQNGKVIDKYETSFSSPYK, encoded by the coding sequence ATGAGTATTTCAAATTCAGATAATAAGCAAGAATTTAAATTAGACGAGCATTTTGACGAAGTAAGTCAAATGAACGATGAAGTTCGTAATTCAATAGGTACGATGGAGAAGTCGGGTAAACGTAAATGGGTTTATCCTAAAAAGCCAAGTGGAAATTATACAACGAAGCGGCAATATGTTAGTTATGTATTATTAGCAATATTGTTTATTACTCCTTTTATTACATTACCGAACGGAAACCCGTTATTTAAGTTTGACATTATTAGTAGAGAATTTGTAATCTTAGGTTTTCCATTCTTTACATCTGATTTCTTTTTACTAGCAATCGGAATGATTACTACAGTCATTTTTATTATTCTATTTACAATGGCATATGGACGACTTTTCTGCGGATGGGTGTGTCCACAAACAATCTTCTTAGAGATGGTTTTCCGTCGCATTGAATACGCGATAGAAGGTGATCGTGCAAAGCAAATGCGTTTGGATAAACAAGAATGGGATGAAGAAAAAATCAGAAAGAAACTTTTAAAATGGACAATATTTGCGGTTATTTCATTCATAATTTCTAATGTTTTCTTAGCTTATATCGTAGGTAAAGAAGCATTAATTAATTTGATAATGGAAGGGCCAGTTGAAAACCTAAGTACATTTTTTGGATTAATCTTTTTTACAGTATTATTCTATTTTGTATTTGCATGGTTCCGCGAGCAAGCTTGTACATTAGTTTGTCCTTATGGACGTTTTCAAGGAGTTTTAATTGATTCACAAACAATCAACGTAACTTACGATTTTAAACGTGGAGAAGGTACGAATGGTCGTTCAAAATATAAAAAGAACGAAGATCGTAAAGCCGCAGGTAAAGGAGATTGTATTGATTGTGGTCAGTGTGTTGCAGTTTGTCCTACGGGAATTGATATTCGTGATGGAATCCAATTAGAATGTGTTAACTGTACTGCTTGTATTGATGCTTGTGATGATGTAATGTTAAAAGTAGGTTTACCTACAGGATTAATTCGATATGCATCTGAAGATAATATCAAGAAAGGTGAAAAATTTAAATTCACTAAGCGATTAGCTGCTTATACAGTTGCTTTAGTTTTATTAATTGGGGTGATGTCTGCATTCTTATTTAATAGATCTTTAGTGGAGTCTAAATACTTAAAAGTTCCAGGAACGAGTTATACGACTGAAGGAACTTATTACATAAATCAATTAGAATACACATTCTATAATAAGACAAATGAAGATCAATTGGTAAAAATTCAATTATTATCACACAAAAATTCTGTTGTTGAAATGTATGTAGGTGATAATAATTTACCATTAAATAAAGGAGAAATTATTCAAGGTAAATTCTATTTAAAAATTCCACAAAGTGAAGTTAAATCTTACAAAGAATTAATTGTAATTGGTTTAGTTGATCAAAACGGAAAAGTGATAGATAAATACGAAACTAGTTTCTCATCACCATATAAATAA
- a CDS encoding cbb3-type cytochrome c oxidase N-terminal domain-containing protein: MRQRTPAYIFIPLTMFAIILAFTMVTPVETVAEPGFKGMVNNLITHLGAVVKEGIVWAVVAIALVMLLIINALNKVVETQKFKKLSAEEQAEYLAESKIGYFTRLFSSASKKQSAEEEEAIIIDHGFDGIKELDNALPQWWLSLFYFGIVFCITYMLAYTFTDFADSDVEYVEEMAILDERDAKWAEANDITIEGAVNKSNDPAIVEEGKKIFTQNCTQCHLDAGKGGIGPNLTDDSWINHENEDLFLNIYAIVYDGAPHNPQMRAFGQRKELSGLAIEKVASYVYHINQVEKTLTEADGAAAPQGDVVEAWKQK; the protein is encoded by the coding sequence ATGAGACAACGTACCCCAGCTTATATATTTATTCCTTTAACAATGTTTGCTATCATTTTAGCATTCACAATGGTTACACCAGTAGAAACTGTTGCAGAACCAGGATTTAAAGGAATGGTTAACAACTTAATTACTCACTTAGGAGCTGTTGTTAAAGAAGGAATCGTTTGGGCTGTAGTAGCTATCGCTTTAGTGATGTTATTAATTATTAATGCATTAAACAAAGTTGTAGAAACTCAAAAGTTCAAAAAATTATCAGCAGAAGAACAAGCTGAATATTTAGCAGAATCTAAAATTGGATACTTTACAAGATTATTCAGTTCAGCTTCTAAAAAGCAATCTGCTGAAGAAGAAGAAGCGATCATCATCGATCACGGTTTTGATGGTATTAAAGAGTTAGATAATGCTTTACCACAATGGTGGTTATCTTTATTCTACTTTGGAATTGTTTTCTGTATTACATACATGTTAGCATATACATTTACTGATTTTGCTGATTCGGATGTAGAATATGTAGAGGAAATGGCCATTTTAGACGAAAGAGATGCTAAATGGGCTGAAGCTAACGATATTACAATTGAAGGAGCTGTAAACAAATCTAACGATCCTGCAATCGTTGAGGAAGGAAAGAAAATCTTTACACAAAACTGTACTCAATGTCACTTAGACGCTGGTAAAGGAGGTATTGGTCCTAACTTAACAGATGATTCTTGGATTAATCACGAGAACGAAGATTTATTCTTAAACATCTACGCTATCGTTTATGATGGAGCACCTCACAACCCTCAGATGAGAGCTTTCGGACAAAGAAAAGAATTATCAGGGTTAGCAATTGAAAAAGTTGCATCTTACGTTTACCACATCAACCAAGTTGAAAAAACTTTAACTGAAGCTGATGGAGCTGCTGCACCTCAAGGGGATGTTGTAGAAGCGTGGAAACAAAAATAA
- a CDS encoding cbb3-type cytochrome c oxidase subunit 3, producing MLKYYKEFFSDYDNASLYQTLILLAFILFFVGLFYIVWTKPKGYYKNYEQAPLDLESEEETNEKNTIK from the coding sequence ATGTTAAAATATTATAAGGAGTTTTTCTCTGATTATGATAATGCAAGTTTGTATCAAACTTTAATCCTTTTGGCTTTCATTCTTTTCTTTGTAGGTTTATTCTACATCGTTTGGACGAAACCAAAAGGTTACTACAAGAACTATGAACAAGCACCATTAGATTTGGAATCAGAAGAAGAGACAAACGAAAAAAATACTATAAAATGA
- the ccoO gene encoding cytochrome-c oxidase, cbb3-type subunit II produces the protein MQMQTFSYDNKIVKYFVYATLFWAVMAFFYGVLVATLLFFPTLPEVLFGTDDPTVSGSGAGIQGLVDSQGKLGFGRLRMIHTTLAIFAFVGNSFFSGAYYSIQRLLKTRMYSDVMSWTIFWGWQLFIVASFVTFTLGYNTSKEYAEHEWPIDILIALVWVLFGVQMFLTIANRRVRHLYVAIWFFIGTWAGITMLHVFNNLELPVSFNPLAPKSYSIYSGVQDALVQWWYGHNAVAFFLTTPILGLMYYFVPKAANRPVFSYKLSIIHFWSLIFIYIWAGPHHLLYTALPGWAQALGTGFSIMLIAPSWGGMLNGLLTLRGSWDKVRENPILKFFVVALTCYGMATFEGPLLATKTLNKIGHFTDWVPAHVHVGTLGWNGFMAFGVVYYLIPKLFNTRLASIKLANAHFWIGTFGILFWVIPMYVAGWTQGLMWKQFAEDGTLEYGNFLQTVTILKQWLYPLRAFGGTLYLTGAILMIINVIKTVKQGSFVSNEEVSAPALAPKSAARAEGETVHTWIERMPIVLTVGSVLTLAVGGLVEIVPTLTVKSNIPTIANVKPYTALELEGRDLYIREGCNACHTQMIRPFRDEVKRYGEYSKAGEFVYDHPFLWGSKRTGPDLHREGGKNPDAWHYKHMWNPRETSDGSIMPRYPWLVENTLDESLTKDKMKAMVTLGVPYEQEDFDSMRVSMDRQALAIEASIFKDAPDLKELWANKEKEAKAAGNEFVPLHKREITALIAYLQRLGTDISADQIETASN, from the coding sequence ATGCAAATGCAGACTTTTAGTTACGACAATAAGATCGTAAAGTATTTCGTTTATGCCACATTGTTTTGGGCAGTTATGGCATTTTTCTATGGAGTTTTAGTAGCAACTTTGCTTTTCTTCCCAACTTTACCAGAAGTTCTTTTTGGTACAGATGATCCAACGGTTAGTGGATCTGGGGCAGGAATTCAAGGTCTTGTAGACTCTCAAGGGAAATTAGGATTTGGTAGGCTTCGTATGATTCATACTACGTTAGCAATTTTCGCTTTCGTTGGTAACAGTTTCTTCAGTGGAGCGTACTATTCAATCCAAAGATTGTTAAAAACTAGAATGTACAGTGATGTAATGAGCTGGACAATTTTCTGGGGATGGCAATTATTTATTGTAGCGTCTTTTGTTACATTCACGTTAGGGTACAATACTTCAAAAGAGTATGCTGAACACGAATGGCCAATTGACATTTTAATCGCATTAGTTTGGGTACTATTTGGTGTTCAAATGTTCTTAACTATTGCAAACCGTCGTGTACGTCACTTATACGTAGCGATTTGGTTCTTTATCGGTACTTGGGCTGGTATTACAATGTTACACGTATTCAACAACTTAGAATTACCTGTGTCATTCAACCCATTAGCACCAAAATCTTATTCAATTTATTCAGGTGTACAAGATGCCTTAGTACAATGGTGGTACGGACATAATGCTGTTGCATTTTTCTTAACAACACCAATCTTAGGTTTAATGTACTACTTTGTACCCAAAGCGGCTAACAGACCTGTATTCTCGTACAAGTTATCTATTATCCACTTCTGGTCATTAATTTTCATTTACATCTGGGCAGGTCCACACCACTTATTATACACTGCGTTACCAGGTTGGGCACAAGCTTTAGGAACAGGATTCTCAATCATGTTAATCGCTCCATCTTGGGGAGGTATGTTAAATGGATTATTAACATTACGTGGTTCATGGGATAAAGTTAGAGAAAATCCTATCTTAAAATTCTTCGTAGTAGCATTAACATGTTATGGTATGGCTACGTTCGAAGGGCCTTTATTAGCTACAAAAACATTAAATAAAATCGGTCACTTTACTGACTGGGTTCCTGCCCACGTACACGTTGGTACATTAGGATGGAACGGATTTATGGCATTTGGTGTAGTTTACTACTTAATACCTAAATTATTTAATACAAGATTAGCTTCTATCAAATTAGCTAATGCACACTTCTGGATTGGTACTTTTGGTATTTTATTTTGGGTTATCCCAATGTATGTTGCAGGTTGGACACAAGGTTTGATGTGGAAACAATTTGCAGAAGATGGTACATTAGAGTACGGTAACTTCTTACAAACTGTTACGATCTTAAAACAATGGTTATATCCATTACGTGCTTTTGGTGGTACATTATATTTAACAGGAGCAATCTTGATGATTATCAATGTTATTAAAACTGTTAAACAAGGATCATTCGTTAGTAACGAAGAAGTTTCAGCTCCTGCGTTAGCTCCTAAATCTGCAGCTCGTGCTGAAGGTGAAACTGTTCACACTTGGATTGAGCGTATGCCTATTGTTTTAACTGTAGGTTCAGTTTTAACTTTAGCTGTCGGAGGTTTAGTAGAAATCGTTCCAACGTTAACTGTAAAATCAAACATTCCAACTATTGCAAATGTTAAACCTTATACAGCATTAGAGTTAGAAGGACGTGATTTATATATTCGTGAAGGATGTAATGCTTGTCATACACAAATGATTCGTCCATTCCGTGACGAGGTAAAACGATACGGTGAATACTCTAAAGCTGGAGAATTTGTTTACGATCACCCGTTCTTATGGGGATCTAAACGTACAGGTCCAGATTTACATCGTGAAGGAGGTAAAAATCCTGATGCATGGCACTATAAGCACATGTGGAATCCACGTGAAACATCTGATGGATCAATCATGCCACGTTACCCTTGGTTAGTTGAAAATACTTTAGACGAGTCTTTAACTAAGGATAAAATGAAAGCAATGGTTACTTTAGGAGTTCCTTACGAGCAAGAAGATTTTGATAGTATGAGAGTTTCTATGGATCGTCAAGCGTTAGCAATTGAAGCAAGTATCTTTAAAGATGCACCAGATTTAAAAGAATTATGGGCTAATAAAGAGAAAGAAGCAAAAGCTGCTGGTAACGAATTTGTTCCATTACACAAACGTGAGATTACAGCTTTAATCGCTTACTTACAACGTTTAGGAACTGACATCAGTGCAGATCAAATTGAAACAGCTAGTAATTAA
- the ccoS gene encoding cbb3-type cytochrome oxidase assembly protein CcoS, with translation MGILLLMIMVSVSLGAIFLLFFFVGFKKGQFDDDESPAVRMLKEDKKTKDKIDS, from the coding sequence ATGGGGATATTATTATTAATGATAATGGTCAGCGTCTCGTTAGGCGCAATCTTTCTTTTATTCTTTTTTGTAGGATTTAAGAAGGGACAGTTTGATGATGATGAATCACCAGCAGTCAGAATGTTAAAAGAGGATAAAAAAACTAAAGATAAAATCGACTCATAA
- a CDS encoding heavy metal translocating P-type ATPase: MAENCFHCGQGIEEERIEFDQKEFCCQGCKTVYEVLNINNLSDYYHLNQNAGVRPDSRGDHQFDFLNTKEIFDKVVDFSDDGISVVSFEVPVIHCTSCIWLLESLETINPSIISSNVNFTKKIVQITFRHEDLKLGDLARLMTNLGYKPSVNLKSIDKKEGSKTDRSLVSKLVVAGFAFGNIMLLSFPEYVEFFGDVKESWLEENKEYFRWAMFFLSLPVFFYSSTDYFRSAWQGLKNKYINLDIPIALGIIVIMFKSTYDIIFDLSPGYFDTLAALLFLMLTGKWFQQQTIKSLAFDRDYKSFYPVAVARLEDGVEQPILLSELKKGDRILVRNEEIIPADAILIRGEAMIDNSFVTGESRLIPKKSGDKIFAGGKQSGHAIELEIVSEVNQSYLTQLWNNDAFSKQESELNAFTNHISHYFTLIILGITLLSAIAWWFLDASLILKVVTSILIIACPCALGLSSPFILGNIMRVFGNKKFYVKNTATIENLAKITDVVFDKTGTITESDDANISYVGKELTSDLQVLVRSLLRNSNHPLSRTLHRKLNVNDHANVQDYEEIIGKGQQGNVDGYFIKVGSRSFVNAEGNSSLNQTEVYISINHVVYGKYIYKNRYRKGLNSLISKLEGYNLHILSGDNDSEKEFLQGIFPKNTSFMFNQSPTDKLEYIKKLEAEGKKVLMLGDGLNDAGALKQSTVGVTISDDMNSFTPSCDGILDARNFRLVPDFMNLSKQSMRLILIAFIISFAYNIIGLAFAITGNLEPVYAAILMPVSSVSVLLFATASTRLTDYLHKWNLE, translated from the coding sequence ATGGCAGAGAATTGTTTCCACTGTGGGCAAGGAATTGAAGAAGAGAGAATTGAGTTCGATCAAAAAGAGTTCTGTTGTCAAGGTTGTAAGACTGTATATGAGGTCTTAAACATAAATAATTTAAGTGATTATTACCATTTAAATCAAAATGCAGGTGTTCGTCCCGATTCTCGTGGAGATCACCAATTCGACTTTCTAAACACCAAGGAAATCTTTGACAAAGTCGTAGATTTTTCTGATGATGGTATTTCGGTGGTCTCATTCGAGGTACCTGTAATTCATTGTACATCGTGTATTTGGTTATTAGAGAGTTTAGAAACCATTAATCCTTCGATTATTTCTTCAAACGTAAACTTCACGAAGAAAATCGTACAAATTACTTTTAGACACGAAGATTTAAAATTAGGAGATTTAGCAAGGTTGATGACCAATCTTGGATATAAACCATCTGTTAATTTAAAATCGATTGATAAAAAAGAAGGTTCTAAAACCGACCGTTCATTAGTTAGTAAACTTGTTGTCGCAGGTTTCGCTTTCGGAAATATCATGTTGTTATCATTTCCAGAGTATGTAGAGTTTTTTGGAGACGTTAAAGAATCGTGGTTGGAAGAGAACAAAGAATACTTTAGATGGGCCATGTTTTTCTTATCATTACCTGTTTTCTTTTACTCATCAACTGATTATTTTAGATCAGCATGGCAAGGGTTAAAAAATAAATATATCAATTTAGATATTCCGATTGCTTTAGGAATTATCGTGATCATGTTTAAATCGACTTATGATATCATTTTTGATTTATCACCAGGTTATTTTGACACGCTTGCTGCCTTGTTGTTTTTAATGTTAACAGGAAAATGGTTTCAACAACAAACAATCAAATCGTTAGCTTTTGATCGTGATTACAAGTCATTTTATCCAGTTGCAGTTGCACGCCTTGAAGATGGAGTAGAACAACCTATTTTATTATCTGAGTTAAAGAAAGGAGATCGTATTTTAGTCAGAAATGAAGAAATTATACCTGCTGATGCAATCTTAATTCGAGGCGAAGCTATGATTGATAATTCATTCGTTACAGGTGAATCGCGTTTGATTCCGAAAAAATCGGGAGATAAGATTTTTGCTGGAGGAAAACAATCAGGTCATGCGATAGAATTAGAAATTGTTTCAGAAGTAAATCAAAGTTACCTAACACAGTTATGGAATAATGATGCTTTTAGTAAACAAGAATCTGAATTAAATGCGTTTACAAATCATATAAGTCATTATTTTACGTTAATCATTTTAGGAATTACACTTTTATCAGCTATCGCTTGGTGGTTTTTAGATGCTTCATTAATTCTAAAGGTAGTTACATCTATTTTAATTATTGCTTGTCCTTGTGCATTAGGGTTATCGTCGCCTTTTATTTTGGGTAACATAATGCGTGTTTTTGGGAACAAGAAATTTTATGTAAAGAACACCGCTACCATAGAAAATTTAGCAAAAATTACGGATGTCGTATTTGATAAAACAGGTACAATTACTGAAAGTGATGATGCAAATATTTCTTACGTTGGTAAAGAGTTAACAAGCGATTTACAAGTGTTAGTGCGTAGTTTGTTGCGAAATTCTAATCACCCGTTGAGCAGAACTTTACATCGAAAATTGAATGTGAATGATCATGCAAATGTGCAAGATTATGAAGAAATAATTGGGAAAGGGCAACAAGGGAATGTAGATGGTTATTTTATTAAAGTAGGTTCCAGAAGTTTTGTAAATGCTGAAGGGAATTCATCATTAAATCAAACAGAGGTTTATATTTCCATTAATCACGTGGTTTATGGAAAATATATTTATAAAAACAGATACAGAAAAGGATTAAATTCTCTAATTTCTAAATTAGAAGGTTATAATTTACATATTTTATCAGGTGATAATGATTCTGAAAAAGAATTTTTACAAGGAATTTTCCCTAAGAATACTTCTTTTATGTTTAATCAATCGCCGACAGATAAATTAGAATATATTAAAAAGTTAGAAGCAGAAGGTAAGAAGGTTCTAATGTTAGGAGATGGTTTAAATGACGCTGGAGCTTTAAAACAAAGTACAGTGGGTGTAACCATTTCTGATGATATGAATAGTTTTACACCATCTTGTGATGGGATATTAGATGCAAGAAATTTCAGGTTAGTGCCTGATTTTATGAATCTTTCAAAACAATCGATGCGATTAATTTTGATTGCATTTATAATTAGTTTTGCATACAATATCATCGGATTAGCTTTTGCAATTACAGGTAATTTAGAACCTGTTTATGCGGCCATTTTGATGCCTGTAAGTTCGGTTTCAGTTCTTTTATTTGCTACGGCGAGTACAAGATTAACCGATTATTTACACAAATGGAATTTAGAATGA
- a CDS encoding Crp/Fnr family transcriptional regulator, producing MSEFNENLESIKMLFENPDSLGVFTKEELIEFEQEKRVLTLKKGDEIIQEGATPKGIYCLINGTAKLFKIGFNGKEQILRFANAGDIIGYRSILSQEVFGASATAMNPVEIYYIPEKFFLKLLEFNPKLAFDILQRIAKDLGEYARTITYLAQKTVRERLAEVLLLLEGKLGTDKDGFINISLTREEMANLIGTATESAIRLISEFKTDELIEVEGRKIKILDHQKLTKLGHVIL from the coding sequence ATGTCAGAATTTAATGAAAATCTAGAATCTATCAAAATGTTGTTTGAGAACCCTGATAGTTTGGGCGTTTTTACGAAAGAAGAGTTAATAGAATTTGAACAAGAAAAGAGAGTTCTTACATTGAAAAAGGGTGACGAAATCATCCAAGAAGGAGCGACACCTAAGGGAATTTACTGTTTAATTAACGGAACAGCTAAATTATTTAAAATCGGTTTTAATGGTAAAGAGCAAATTTTACGATTTGCGAATGCAGGAGATATTATTGGTTACAGATCTATCTTGAGCCAAGAAGTTTTTGGTGCATCAGCTACTGCTATGAATCCGGTTGAAATTTATTACATCCCTGAAAAATTCTTTTTAAAATTATTAGAATTTAATCCAAAATTAGCCTTCGATATTCTACAACGAATTGCAAAAGATTTAGGCGAATACGCACGTACAATTACCTATTTAGCACAAAAAACTGTTCGCGAACGTTTAGCTGAAGTTTTATTGTTATTAGAAGGAAAATTAGGTACTGATAAAGATGGATTCATCAATATTTCTTTAACAAGAGAAGAAATGGCCAACTTAATTGGTACTGCAACTGAGTCTGCTATTCGATTAATATCAGAATTTAAAACAGATGAACTAATTGAAGTTGAAGGTCGTAAAATTAAAATTTTAGACCATCAAAAATTAACAAAGCTAGGACACGTTATTTTATAA